From the genome of Maribacter algicola, one region includes:
- a CDS encoding DUF4159 domain-containing protein, translated as MQKILVTLLLLICFGLSTKAQEIAILKYQGGGDWYANPTALPNLIAFCNSTIGTRLNSKPETVEVGSNSIFQYPFLHMTGHGNVVFSSEEKENLRDYLLSGGFLHIDDNYGMREYIIGQIEELFPNSDLEEIGLDHPIFSQEFKFPQGLPKIHEHDGKRPQAMGIFENNRLVLLLTLESDLGDGWEDPAVHNDPEEIRKKALQMGANIVSYVFKN; from the coding sequence ATGCAAAAAATACTAGTCACTTTATTACTGTTAATCTGTTTTGGTTTATCGACCAAAGCTCAGGAGATTGCCATTTTGAAATATCAAGGTGGTGGGGATTGGTACGCGAATCCAACGGCCCTGCCCAATTTGATAGCTTTTTGCAATTCAACTATTGGGACCAGGCTAAATTCCAAACCTGAAACCGTGGAAGTGGGAAGCAACTCCATTTTTCAATATCCCTTTTTACATATGACCGGCCATGGAAATGTGGTTTTTTCTTCGGAAGAAAAAGAAAACTTGAGGGATTATCTCCTTTCCGGTGGATTTTTACATATTGACGATAACTACGGAATGCGGGAATATATCATTGGCCAAATCGAGGAATTATTCCCAAATAGCGACTTGGAGGAAATAGGTCTGGACCATCCTATTTTTTCACAGGAGTTCAAATTTCCACAAGGCTTGCCCAAAATACACGAGCATGATGGCAAAAGACCGCAGGCAATGGGAATATTTGAAAACAATAGACTAGTTTTATTATTGACTTTGGAATCTGATCTTGGGGATGGTTGGGAAGATCCGGCCGTACACAACGACCCGGAAGAAATAAGAAAAAAGGCCCTGCAAATGGGCGCGAATATTGTGTCCTACGTATTTAAAAATTGA
- the tsaD gene encoding tRNA (adenosine(37)-N6)-threonylcarbamoyltransferase complex transferase subunit TsaD: protein MFYLCISIFIPNPLQNETIYILAIESSCDDTSVAVLKNDTMLSNVVASQKIHEEYGGVVPELASRAHQQNIVPITSLALAKANIDKNQLSAIAFTRGPGLLGSLLVGTSFAKSLSLALGIPLIEVNHMQAHILAHFIRAENMKPPSFPFLALTISGGHTQIVKVTNYFDMEILGQTLDDAVGEAFDKSAKILGLPYPGGPLIDKYAVSGNPYAFEFPIPKVKDLDFSFSGLKTSILYFIQKQTTQNENFIEENLEDLCSSIQYTIITILMGKLKKAVKKTGIKRIAIGGGVSANSGIRKALKDAEKALGWTTYVPNFEFCTDNAGMIGIVGYYKYKSGQFAGQETSAKARYHLTS, encoded by the coding sequence ATGTTTTACCTTTGTATTTCAATTTTTATTCCAAACCCGTTGCAAAACGAAACAATTTATATTCTGGCCATTGAATCCTCCTGTGACGACACTTCCGTAGCGGTACTAAAAAACGATACCATGCTCAGCAATGTGGTCGCTTCCCAAAAAATTCACGAGGAATATGGCGGGGTCGTACCGGAACTGGCTTCCCGTGCCCATCAACAAAATATTGTCCCGATCACCAGCCTAGCCCTAGCTAAAGCAAATATCGATAAAAATCAATTATCAGCCATAGCATTTACACGCGGACCTGGTCTTTTAGGTTCGCTGTTGGTTGGCACATCCTTTGCAAAATCACTATCCCTGGCCCTAGGGATTCCTTTAATAGAAGTAAATCACATGCAGGCACATATATTGGCACATTTTATCAGGGCAGAAAATATGAAACCCCCTTCGTTTCCCTTCCTTGCCCTTACCATTAGTGGCGGGCATACCCAAATTGTAAAAGTGACCAACTATTTTGATATGGAGATCTTGGGACAAACCTTGGACGATGCCGTTGGGGAGGCATTCGACAAGAGTGCCAAAATACTTGGACTCCCCTACCCTGGTGGACCACTGATAGATAAATATGCCGTAAGCGGAAATCCATATGCCTTTGAATTCCCAATACCCAAGGTTAAAGACCTAGACTTTAGTTTTAGCGGCCTCAAGACGAGTATCCTCTATTTCATTCAAAAACAAACGACACAAAATGAAAACTTTATAGAGGAGAATCTGGAGGACTTGTGTTCGTCCATTCAATATACCATTATCACTATTCTTATGGGAAAACTTAAAAAGGCCGTCAAAAAAACCGGAATTAAAAGAATTGCCATTGGTGGCGGGGTCTCCGCAAACTCAGGAATTAGGAAGGCCTTAAAAGATGCCGAAAAAGCATTGGGTTGGACCACCTACGTGCCCAATTTTGAATTTTGTACCGATAATGCAGGTATGATCGGAATAGTGGGATATTATAAATACAAATCCGGTCAATTTGCTGGTCAGGAAACTTCCGCCAAAGCCCGATACCACTTAACCTCCTAA
- a CDS encoding RagB/SusD family nutrient uptake outer membrane protein, protein MKTMINLKKTVVASMSFLMIGVSCNDEFLEVLPTGSLADAQVGTKDGIEGLLIGTYAALNGVFGNRFEGPNHWVTGSIMGGEANKGTDAGDYSTINPIQRYEADPTIGDFNNLWNGRFEGVSRANKVLAALAVATDVSAADAARIAGEARLLRGHFYFDLKKHFNSIPLFDETVLPADLSSIPNTPDVWGFIEADFQFAYDNLPAVNGAGRVNKWAAGAYLAKAYLYQQKFGPARDLFTTVIEQGVTSNGLPYELLDDYAQIYNAENDNHAEAVMDVESANNTGSTANANYFDDLNYPYNTGPDGPGNCCGFFQPSMELANSFRTGADGLPLLDGSYNDPANEVDNIYRHVFTNDNDESTFVEDPDPLDPRIDHSIGRKGIPYLDWIEHPGSAWIRSFPYAGPYSPKKYIYYRSQENSFTDGSSWTRGYATMNYTIIRFADVLLMAAEAEVEAGSLDKALEYVNRVRARAANSEFWVQEYDGSGPAANYVISEYTSFPNQDFARRAVRFERKLELSGEGHRFFDLVRWGVAAAELNAYLDYESQYLVTKFGGASFTAGKNEYYPIPQQQIDIQGSDVLSQNPGY, encoded by the coding sequence ATGAAAACTATGATTAACTTAAAAAAGACAGTCGTTGCTTCGATGTCCTTCCTAATGATAGGGGTATCGTGTAACGATGAATTCTTGGAAGTACTTCCTACCGGCTCCTTAGCGGATGCACAGGTGGGCACGAAGGACGGAATTGAGGGTCTACTTATCGGTACGTATGCCGCCCTCAACGGAGTGTTTGGAAACCGCTTTGAAGGACCCAACCACTGGGTTACCGGCTCGATAATGGGCGGTGAGGCCAACAAAGGTACAGATGCTGGGGATTACTCCACCATCAACCCAATTCAAAGATATGAGGCCGACCCTACCATTGGAGATTTTAATAATTTGTGGAATGGTCGTTTTGAGGGTGTTAGTAGGGCCAACAAGGTTTTAGCTGCCCTGGCAGTGGCCACTGATGTATCAGCCGCTGATGCCGCACGCATTGCGGGAGAAGCGCGTTTATTAAGAGGACATTTCTACTTTGATTTGAAAAAGCACTTCAACAGTATTCCTCTCTTTGATGAAACCGTGCTCCCTGCCGATTTATCAAGTATTCCCAACACACCGGATGTATGGGGATTCATTGAGGCAGATTTTCAATTCGCTTATGATAACCTTCCTGCTGTAAATGGTGCCGGCAGGGTAAACAAATGGGCCGCTGGAGCCTACTTGGCAAAGGCCTACCTGTATCAGCAAAAATTTGGTCCGGCAAGAGATCTATTCACTACAGTCATAGAACAAGGTGTAACGTCAAACGGATTGCCCTATGAACTTTTGGATGACTATGCCCAAATTTACAATGCTGAAAATGACAACCATGCTGAGGCCGTAATGGATGTGGAATCTGCCAATAATACTGGTAGCACAGCAAATGCCAATTACTTTGATGATTTGAACTACCCTTATAATACTGGACCTGATGGACCTGGTAACTGTTGTGGATTCTTCCAACCCAGTATGGAACTGGCCAATTCCTTTAGAACGGGTGCGGATGGGTTACCCTTATTGGATGGCTCTTATAATGACCCAGCTAATGAAGTGGACAATATCTACAGACATGTCTTCACAAATGATAATGATGAATCGACCTTCGTAGAAGATCCAGACCCATTAGATCCAAGAATTGACCATTCCATTGGTAGAAAAGGCATTCCATATTTGGATTGGATCGAGCATCCAGGATCTGCTTGGATTCGTAGCTTCCCATACGCTGGTCCGTATTCTCCTAAGAAATATATTTATTACAGAAGTCAAGAAAACAGCTTTACGGATGGTAGCTCTTGGACCAGAGGCTATGCGACTATGAACTATACCATTATTCGTTTTGCGGATGTGCTATTAATGGCCGCTGAAGCAGAAGTGGAAGCCGGATCATTGGACAAGGCATTGGAGTATGTAAACAGAGTGAGAGCTAGAGCTGCCAACTCTGAATTTTGGGTACAGGAATACGATGGTAGTGGTCCAGCGGCCAATTATGTGATATCTGAATATACTTCCTTCCCAAATCAGGATTTCGCAAGAAGGGCCGTCCGTTTCGAACGTAAATTGGAGCTTTCGGGTGAAGGACACCGTTTCTTCGATTTGGTTCGTTGGGGCGTAGCCGCAGCCGAATTGAACGCTTATTTGGACTACGAATCCCAATATTTGGTGACCAAGTTTGGCGGTGCTAGTTTTACCGCTGGTAAAAATGAGTATTATCCAATACCTCAGCAACAAATTGACATTCAAGGTTCGGATGTATTATCCCAGAATCCTGGTTATTAA
- a CDS encoding SusC/RagA family TonB-linked outer membrane protein: protein MNQKHDFKSVKSKRGLSFFKSGILSMVICLGVQLASANATTANYKIVLDETLQSTVTGTVTDETGTPLPGANVVEKGTTNGTQTDFDGNFTLNVESGATLVFSYIGFQRQEVAVNGRSSINVTLLEDAAALDEVIVTGYSTETKRETTAAVSVVAAEDLAAIPSGNVEQQLAGRVAGVTVISNGQPGTTSQVRVRGFNAFGGNEPLYIVDGVPTQSVDFLNPDDIASAQIFKDAAGASIYGARAANGVIVYTTKQGSRSDRKSRISLNIQSGVLDPNVSGAPQNLNPQEMAEYTHLAYENNARANGTAPQYTHPQYGTNPTPRFPDYLHADGQNGVFESDIDLAQIRANYEADPDNVFLIRPNLQGTNWYKELTRVAPLSRVTLGFDGGNENSRFYMGIGAQNQAGVLLNNDFTRYSARINSEWDIAPWLSIGENFQVTYRSVVGGFGGNGGINGATEESVILSAYRMPTIIPVRDEFGSFASTRATGFNNPRNPVRQQTLNAGDDKSYNIGGFGNIYLLLKPLEGLTLRSSLGGTYNNNYFVNYGFRYLGDSEPEASNTFSEGSGYNFQWTFTNTATYEKLFGKHRVKLLGGIEALNNGRGRFISGSGINPFSTDLDFQNLSVVQSPVVNSTLFNGVNFFSTFGKLDYSFNEKYIISGTIRRDGASRFGGNNRYGTFPAVSAAWRVIDEPFMQNQNIFSDLKFRGGWGQMGNSNNVDPNNQYSLFASNRGNTWYPIQGQNSGADEGFAQSRIGNPDAKWETTTTFNVGFDASFFNNKLDLIFEYWEKDTDDLLYQLPLAGVTGNFASAPSVNIASMANSGIEIDITGRGSFTEDLTFMVNVNGSFLNNEITALAPGLEFFDGPGFRGIFPIRNAVGQSISSFFGYEVIGYFNSEEEVANSPAQDGKGLGRFRYADINGDGAITPDDRTFIGSAVPDFTGGATLNLRYKNVSLESFWSATFGNEIFNQSKWFTDFFGTFEGSAKGQAAKRSWTPELGNNAAAPIWESATNLSTSGAANSWYIEDGSYVRLQRLALSYDFTDLTERLGLSRFRLGVSANNLWTITNYSGLDPAVGGPDTNFGIDVGNYPVTPQYLFTLEMGL, encoded by the coding sequence ATGAATCAAAAACATGATTTCAAATCGGTTAAATCCAAAAGAGGTCTTTCCTTTTTTAAATCCGGGATTTTATCGATGGTCATTTGTTTAGGAGTGCAACTGGCTTCTGCAAATGCGACAACTGCCAACTACAAGATTGTGTTGGACGAAACTTTACAGTCCACTGTTACCGGTACGGTAACGGATGAAACCGGAACCCCACTACCAGGTGCCAACGTAGTGGAAAAAGGTACTACCAATGGTACCCAAACTGATTTCGACGGAAACTTTACCCTAAACGTCGAATCTGGAGCTACACTAGTATTTAGCTATATTGGTTTTCAAAGACAGGAGGTTGCCGTTAACGGCCGCTCCTCAATCAATGTTACACTTCTGGAAGATGCTGCTGCATTGGATGAAGTTATTGTAACGGGTTATTCTACTGAAACAAAAAGGGAAACAACTGCTGCTGTTTCTGTTGTCGCGGCCGAAGACCTAGCAGCGATACCGTCTGGTAATGTTGAGCAGCAATTGGCTGGTAGGGTTGCCGGTGTAACAGTAATAAGTAATGGCCAACCAGGAACAACTTCCCAAGTAAGGGTTAGGGGTTTTAACGCCTTTGGCGGGAACGAGCCTTTGTATATTGTAGATGGTGTACCTACCCAAAGTGTTGACTTTTTAAACCCTGATGACATTGCAAGTGCCCAAATTTTTAAGGACGCTGCAGGTGCTTCCATTTATGGTGCTAGGGCTGCAAACGGGGTTATTGTATATACCACAAAACAAGGTAGCCGGTCTGATCGTAAATCAAGAATATCACTGAATATTCAAAGTGGTGTACTTGATCCAAATGTATCCGGCGCTCCTCAAAACTTAAATCCGCAGGAAATGGCGGAATACACCCATTTGGCCTATGAAAATAATGCGAGGGCAAATGGTACGGCACCACAATACACGCATCCACAGTATGGTACAAATCCTACACCAAGATTCCCCGACTATCTGCATGCAGATGGTCAAAATGGTGTTTTTGAATCGGATATCGATTTGGCACAAATCAGAGCCAATTACGAAGCAGACCCAGATAACGTATTTTTGATTAGACCTAACTTACAAGGCACAAATTGGTACAAGGAATTGACCAGAGTGGCACCTTTAAGTAGAGTTACCTTAGGTTTTGATGGAGGGAACGAAAACAGTCGTTTTTATATGGGTATTGGTGCACAAAATCAGGCAGGTGTACTTTTGAACAATGATTTCACAAGATATAGTGCAAGAATTAATTCAGAATGGGATATAGCACCATGGTTATCTATAGGTGAGAATTTCCAAGTTACCTATCGATCCGTTGTCGGAGGCTTTGGGGGTAATGGAGGTATTAATGGCGCTACAGAAGAATCAGTAATCTTATCTGCATATCGTATGCCTACCATCATTCCTGTGAGAGATGAATTTGGCAGTTTTGCCAGTACAAGGGCTACTGGTTTCAATAACCCAAGAAACCCCGTACGTCAGCAAACACTAAATGCAGGCGATGATAAGTCATATAATATTGGTGGTTTTGGAAATATTTATTTATTGTTAAAACCATTGGAAGGCCTTACACTTAGAAGTAGCCTAGGTGGCACCTACAATAATAATTATTTTGTTAATTATGGCTTCCGTTATTTGGGAGATTCAGAACCAGAGGCCAGTAATACCTTCTCAGAAGGTAGTGGCTATAATTTCCAATGGACTTTCACAAATACTGCTACATATGAAAAATTATTTGGAAAGCATAGAGTTAAACTATTAGGTGGTATAGAAGCATTGAATAACGGAAGAGGTAGATTTATTTCTGGATCAGGTATCAACCCTTTTTCTACAGATTTGGACTTTCAAAACTTAAGTGTAGTACAAAGTCCTGTAGTTAACAGTACTTTGTTCAACGGAGTAAATTTCTTCTCTACTTTTGGCAAATTGGATTATAGTTTCAATGAAAAATATATAATTTCCGGTACCATAAGAAGAGACGGAGCTTCCCGTTTTGGTGGAAATAATCGTTACGGTACTTTCCCTGCAGTTTCAGCAGCATGGAGGGTAATCGATGAGCCATTTATGCAAAATCAAAATATCTTTAGTGATTTGAAGTTCAGAGGAGGTTGGGGCCAGATGGGCAACTCAAACAACGTTGATCCTAACAACCAATACTCCCTGTTTGCATCTAATAGAGGAAATACATGGTATCCTATTCAAGGACAGAACAGTGGTGCGGACGAAGGTTTTGCTCAAAGTAGGATTGGAAACCCAGATGCAAAATGGGAAACTACAACAACCTTTAACGTAGGATTTGATGCCAGTTTCTTTAACAACAAATTAGATTTAATATTTGAATACTGGGAAAAGGATACCGATGACTTATTATATCAATTGCCATTAGCTGGAGTTACTGGAAATTTTGCTTCTGCACCTTCCGTAAACATTGCAAGTATGGCCAACTCAGGTATTGAAATTGATATAACCGGTAGAGGTAGCTTTACTGAGGACCTGACCTTCATGGTAAATGTTAACGGTAGCTTTTTAAATAATGAAATTACCGCCTTGGCTCCTGGACTTGAGTTCTTTGACGGACCTGGTTTTAGAGGTATTTTCCCAATTAGAAACGCAGTGGGCCAATCAATTTCCTCATTCTTCGGTTACGAAGTGATAGGCTATTTTAATAGTGAGGAAGAAGTTGCCAACTCACCAGCCCAGGACGGAAAGGGATTGGGCCGTTTTCGTTATGCGGATATAAACGGAGATGGTGCAATCACACCAGATGATAGAACTTTTATTGGAAGTGCCGTGCCAGATTTTACCGGTGGTGCAACTTTAAACCTTAGATACAAAAACGTATCATTGGAATCATTCTGGAGCGCGACATTTGGTAACGAAATCTTCAACCAATCCAAATGGTTCACAGATTTCTTTGGAACGTTTGAAGGTTCTGCAAAAGGACAGGCCGCTAAGCGCTCTTGGACTCCAGAATTAGGTAATAATGCCGCTGCTCCAATTTGGGAAAGTGCTACCAACCTAAGTACAAGTGGAGCCGCAAATTCTTGGTATATAGAGGACGGTAGTTATGTAAGGCTACAACGTCTCGCCTTATCCTATGATTTTACCGACTTAACTGAGAGATTAGGTTTATCCAGATTTAGATTAGGTGTTTCTGCCAACAACTTATGGACAATTACAAATTATAGTGGCTTAGATCCTGCAGTGGGTGGTCCTGACACAAACTTTGGTATCGATGTAGGTAACTATCCTGTTACTCCTCAATATTTGTTTACCCTTGAAATGGGATTATAA
- a CDS encoding 16S rRNA (uracil(1498)-N(3))-methyltransferase, whose product MQLFYNPHLDETSSQFSFDTEESKHMVRVLRKKVNDEVLITNGRGLMLSAKITDSNPKKCAVEITGVKKVHLKNHWLHMIVAPTKMNDRFEWFLEKATEIGVNEITPVLCEHSERKTIKLDRYTKVIQSAMKQSMQAYLPKLNDLANFDEIIEIPREGGLFIAHCDDSEKYELKRRVIPDKPITILIGPEGDFSTREIKAAKEQGYLPVSMGRNRLRTETAAIVACTTVAMINNG is encoded by the coding sequence ATGCAACTATTCTATAACCCCCATTTGGACGAAACTTCATCCCAATTTTCTTTTGATACCGAAGAAAGTAAACATATGGTACGTGTTCTAAGAAAAAAAGTGAACGATGAAGTCTTGATTACGAACGGTAGAGGATTGATGCTCAGTGCCAAAATTACCGATAGCAATCCAAAAAAATGTGCCGTTGAGATTACCGGCGTAAAAAAAGTACATCTAAAAAATCATTGGCTCCACATGATAGTCGCACCTACCAAAATGAACGATAGGTTCGAATGGTTCCTGGAAAAGGCTACGGAAATAGGTGTAAACGAAATCACCCCTGTCCTATGTGAACATTCGGAACGGAAAACAATAAAATTGGACCGTTATACCAAGGTAATACAGTCCGCCATGAAACAATCGATGCAAGCCTATTTGCCCAAATTGAACGACTTGGCCAATTTCGACGAGATTATTGAAATACCTAGGGAAGGCGGTCTATTTATCGCCCATTGCGATGATTCTGAAAAATATGAATTAAAAAGGCGCGTAATCCCGGACAAACCCATTACAATATTGATTGGTCCGGAAGGTGATTTTTCCACTAGGGAAATTAAAGCGGCAAAAGAACAGGGATACCTTCCAGTCTCCATGGGGAGAAATAGGTTACGTACGGAAACCGCTGCAATTGTGGCCTGTACCACAGTGGCCATGATCAATAATGGTTAA
- a CDS encoding AI-2E family transporter yields the protein MTSKTIANGIIRAVGIITGILLLLYFFYMIRSVLAYLAAAAVIALIGRPVVLFLRRRLNFPNTLAVILTMILMVGILAGILALFIPLITEQSKNLSLLNIDELQKSINTLYLKTTQYFGLSTNVVEDVLQDSEIERNIIQGLDIGFVPNFLNSLLDILSSASIGLFSVLFISFFFLKDSKLFQNGLLIFVPKTKETGTVNSIDKINNLLSRYFVGLLLQIFILFVIYTIVLLIVGIENAIVIAFLCALFNIIPYIGPLIGGALMITLTMTSNLGADFSEVILPKTGYVLIGLAIGQLVDNFFSQPFIFSNSVKSHPLEIFLVIIIAGLLFGVVGMIVAVPGYTAIKVILKEFLAENKIVKSLTENL from the coding sequence ATGACTTCTAAGACAATTGCCAACGGGATAATACGGGCAGTGGGAATAATCACGGGAATACTTCTCCTGCTCTATTTTTTTTATATGATACGTTCCGTTTTGGCCTATCTGGCTGCAGCCGCTGTTATAGCCTTGATCGGAAGACCCGTTGTACTCTTTTTAAGACGAAGGTTGAATTTCCCCAACACGTTGGCCGTCATTCTTACCATGATTCTCATGGTAGGGATTTTAGCGGGTATCTTGGCTCTATTCATACCATTGATTACGGAACAGAGCAAAAACCTATCTCTACTCAATATAGACGAACTCCAGAAAAGCATCAATACCCTTTATCTAAAAACGACCCAATATTTTGGCCTTTCCACAAATGTAGTGGAAGATGTACTTCAGGATTCGGAAATTGAGAGAAATATCATCCAAGGCTTGGATATAGGATTTGTGCCAAATTTCTTGAATTCCCTATTAGACATCCTCAGTTCTGCGAGCATAGGCTTGTTCTCCGTACTTTTTATTTCCTTTTTCTTCCTTAAGGATAGTAAGCTTTTTCAAAATGGCCTGCTCATATTTGTTCCGAAAACCAAGGAAACTGGTACCGTAAACTCCATCGATAAAATCAACAACTTGCTTTCAAGATACTTCGTGGGGCTTCTCTTGCAAATATTTATCCTCTTTGTCATCTATACAATAGTACTTTTAATTGTAGGTATCGAGAATGCAATTGTTATCGCCTTTTTGTGCGCCCTCTTCAATATCATACCATATATAGGACCCCTGATCGGTGGGGCCCTGATGATAACCCTAACCATGACCAGTAACTTGGGAGCCGATTTTAGCGAGGTAATCCTTCCAAAAACGGGCTATGTGCTAATCGGACTGGCAATTGGTCAGTTGGTGGATAATTTCTTCTCACAGCCTTTCATTTTTTCCAATAGTGTAAAGTCGCACCCTTTAGAAATTTTTTTGGTAATCATCATTGCTGGACTATTGTTCGGGGTTGTTGGCATGATCGTTGCCGTACCCGGCTATACGGCCATTAAGGTTATCCTTAAAGAGTTTTTGGCCGAAAACAAGATTGTCAAATCCCTTACCGAAAACCTTTAG
- a CDS encoding THUMP-like domain-containing protein, translated as MNLNLLNPEVQEFIDHNLNTDVHSVLLGKNLFPGIENRELVEQLESKKKSQKKLPTWFGTENIYYANKLNISQTSSEATARYKADLVSGDTLTDLTGGFGVDSYYFSKKIKLVFHIEKNKELSEIAEHNLRKLGITNVSCFSKDGIEFLETLQDTTDWLFLDPSRRDSNNKKVYFLQDCEPDVTRWMHLFFSRSNNILIKTGPLLDITLGLQQLQNVYRVHILSVENEVKEILWELKRNHKEEPMIKAINLNGNTRESFEFFSEKEKTTFPEYSEPLSFLYEPNAAIMKSGAFNLVGKRYGLKKLQEHSHLYTSGDLVPFPGRTFEISKVFPYNKKSIKRLGFQKANITTRNFPETVAQIRKKTKLKDGGEHFLFFTNNHNNDLIMILACQIGKTKR; from the coding sequence TTGAACTTAAACTTACTAAATCCAGAGGTACAGGAATTTATCGACCATAATTTGAATACGGATGTGCACTCCGTCCTTTTGGGAAAGAATTTATTCCCAGGTATTGAAAATAGGGAACTGGTCGAACAACTTGAGTCCAAAAAAAAATCCCAAAAGAAATTGCCAACTTGGTTTGGGACCGAAAACATTTACTATGCAAACAAGCTGAATATTTCCCAAACATCCTCTGAGGCTACCGCAAGATATAAGGCCGATTTAGTTTCGGGAGATACACTTACGGACCTTACCGGGGGATTTGGGGTTGACTCCTATTACTTTTCAAAAAAGATCAAACTTGTTTTTCATATCGAAAAGAACAAGGAGCTATCAGAAATCGCCGAACATAATTTAAGGAAGCTTGGCATCACAAATGTTTCTTGTTTTTCGAAGGATGGTATTGAATTTCTGGAAACCCTTCAAGATACAACCGATTGGCTCTTTCTTGATCCTTCTAGGAGGGACAGTAACAATAAGAAGGTTTACTTTCTTCAAGACTGTGAACCGGATGTAACCCGGTGGATGCATCTTTTTTTTTCCAGATCCAATAATATCCTAATTAAGACTGGGCCGTTACTGGATATAACCTTGGGCCTCCAGCAATTACAAAATGTATATAGGGTTCATATCTTAAGTGTTGAAAATGAGGTGAAGGAGATTCTTTGGGAACTAAAAAGAAATCATAAGGAAGAACCTATGATAAAAGCGATCAATTTGAATGGGAATACCAGGGAAAGTTTTGAATTTTTTAGCGAGAAAGAAAAAACTACTTTCCCTGAATATTCTGAACCACTTTCCTTTTTATACGAGCCCAATGCCGCCATCATGAAATCTGGAGCCTTCAATTTGGTAGGCAAGAGGTATGGATTAAAAAAACTACAGGAGCACTCCCATTTATATACTTCGGGTGATTTGGTTCCATTCCCCGGAAGAACCTTTGAGATATCAAAAGTGTTTCCATACAATAAAAAGTCCATAAAGCGGCTTGGCTTTCAAAAGGCCAATATTACTACAAGAAATTTTCCGGAAACCGTGGCCCAAATTCGAAAGAAAACAAAACTTAAGGATGGTGGCGAGCACTTCCTTTTTTTTACCAATAATCACAACAATGATTTAATCATGATTTTAGCATGTCAAATAGGTAAAACGAAGCGCTAA